From Arachis stenosperma cultivar V10309 chromosome 2, arast.V10309.gnm1.PFL2, whole genome shotgun sequence, one genomic window encodes:
- the LOC130960784 gene encoding putative disease resistance RPP13-like protein 1, giving the protein MAAELVGGAFLSSFLNVLFDRLSDPAIINIMKGKKVDQKLLQKLQTILSVVEAVLNDAEKKQISNPAVKRWLENLQDAVYDADDMLDEIATKAATRKDPPPGNFLSRFLNSQDREMVTRIEEIIARLQDIASHKDILGLEKISVKNMTGRIESTSLVQKSDVFVGRDQEREDIVKLLLDDSNDGKLSVIPIWGMGGIGKTTLAQWVFNDDRVQQKFDVKTWVCVGEEFDVLKVTKTVVEKATSGPCNLNDLDSVQLRLKNELAGKCFLVVLDDMWSNNYMAWKKLLTPFQCGTEAGRHGGRILVTTRNEKIANMVKSHDHEAHNLSVLNDEDCWSLFANLALLSKDRLGFEKVGREIVKKCKGLPLAVQTLGSLLSTKDDERDWNDILNNEIWDFSEEESEILPALRISYYHLPSYLKRCIVYCCLYPKDYEFDRDELTLLWMAEGLLQQPRSGSTLEEVGYEYFNDLASRSFFQPSNNAYKKSFVMHDLMHDLATFYGGKFYFRTFELKNVLKHDTKTRHLSYVLCNDSVSKMVEVCDSLKHARTLMQINLGTYYEFSKGIIDPSHLLEQLKCLRVLSFKSFSHEEDLLYKSIGELIHLRYLDLSNTFVVTLPESLCDLYNLQTLKLRECENLEKLPSNMQNLVNLRHLDIEDTELEEMPKCMGKLKDLQILRYYIVGKHEENGVGELGELVNLRGSFRIEKLENVVNSSEAWKARMVDKKYMSDLCLEWSSGEDSDMVDSQMEKDVLAKLQPHKDLKELTITGYRGTMFPDWVGQSLYHNMTELVLKGCGNCWVLPSLGQLPSLETLLISNLEKVKRIGGEFYKDDGTDHQREIPFQSLKKLVISRMPCWEEWESFECDDDDAPFPQLKVLMIKKCPKLRGDFPTFLPSLEALWILGCEQLGCYLPRSPIIRDLKISGKQEARMRELPLSTLEQLSISGEQQVEYVFTAMTYTEPTFLTWLKISNCSSAISFPGNSLPPSLASLYIIDCKSVEFPMQHQHHSLRWLYIDNSCDSLTSFALPAFPNLKYLTVQRRENLTSLEVSHSQSLHELSILVCSKLENIRLPASLSELIIDKCPLLEERIQKKDPHIWPSISHIRNIEVNGKQIRNDSTS; this is encoded by the coding sequence ATGGCTGCTGAACTTGTTGGAGGagcttttctctcttcttttctcaaTGTTCTTTTTGACCGGCTGTCCGACCCTGCAATCATCAACATCATGAAAGGAAAGAAGGTTGACCAGAAGCTGCTTCAAAAGCTCCAGACCATTTTGAGTGTGGTTGAAGCTGTGCTGAATGATGCTGAGAAGAAACAGATTTCTAACCCTGCTGTTAAGAGGTGGCTTGAAAATCTCCAAGATGCTGTCTATGATGCTGATGACATGCTGGACGAAATCGCCACCAAAGCTGCCACTCGGAAGGATCCACCACCAGGTAACTTCCTGTCCCGCTTTCTCAATTCGCAAGATAGGGAGATGGTTACTAGGATTGAAGAAATCATTGCTAGACTACAAGATATTGCAAGTCATAAAGATATCCTTGGTCTAGAAAAGATTTCAGTGAAGAACATGACAGGGAGAATTGAATCAACATCTCTTGTTCAAAAGTCTGATGTATTTGTTGGTAGGGACCAAGAGAGGGAGGATATAGTCAAATTGTTGTTGGATGATAGTAATGATGGTAAACTATCTGTGATCCCCATTTGGGGCATGGGTGGGATTGGAAAAACTACTTTGGCTCAATGGGTTTTCAATGATGACAGAGTGcagcaaaaatttgatgttaaaACATGGGTTTGTGTTGGGGAAGAATTTGATGTTCTTAAGGTGACTAAAACTGTGGTAGAGAAAGCAACTTCTGGTCCTTGTAACTTGAATGATTTAGATTCAGTTCAGCTTCGTTTGAAGAATGAGCTAGCAGGGAAGTGTTTCTTGGTTGTTTTGGATGACATGTGGAGTAACAATTATATGGCTTGGAAAAAATTGCTAACTCCTTTTCAATGTGGAACTGAGGCAGGGAGACATGGAGGTAGGATTCTTGTGACAACACGTAACGAAAAGATTGCAAATATGGTCAAAAGTCATGACCATGAAGCCCACAATTTGAGTGTGTTGAATGATGAAGATTGTTGGTCGTTGTTTGCAAATCTTGCCTTGCTTTCTAAAGACCGCTTAGGTTTTGAAAAAGTAGGGAGAGAAATCGTTAAAAAGTGTAAGGGATTACCTCTGGCTGTTCAAACACTTGGGAGCTTACTAAGTACCAAAGATGATGAAAGGGATTGGAATGATATTTTGAACAATGAAATTTGGGATTTTTCTGAAGAGGAAAGCGAGATTCTTCCTGCGCTGAGGATCAGTTATTACCACCTTCCTTCATACTTAAAACGTTGTATTGTTTATTGTTGTTTGTATCCCAAGGACTATGAGTTTGATAGAGATGAATTGACGTTATTGTGGATGGCAGAAGGTCTTTTACAACAACCAAGGAGCGGAAGCACTTTAGAAGAAGTTGGTTATGAATATTTTAATGATTTAGCTTCAAGATCATTTTTTCAGCCTTCTAATAATGCTTACAAAAAATCATTTGTGATGCACGACCTCATGCATGATTTGGCGACATTCTATGGTGGAAAGTTCTACTTTAGAACCTTTGAACTCAAAAATGTACTCAAGCATGATACTAAGACTCGTCATTTGTCATATGTTCTTTGCAATGATTCGGTCTCAAAGATGGTGGAAGTATGTGATAGTTTAAAGCATGCAAGGACATTGATGCAAATCAATTTGGGTacatattatgaattctcaaaGGGAATTATCGATCCTAGTCACCTGCTAGAACAATTGAAGTGCTTACGAGTTTTGTCATTTAAATCCTTTTCCCATGAGGAAGACTTGTTGTACAAGTCGATTGGTGAATTGATTCATTTGCGATATTTAGATCTTTCTAACACATTTGTCGTAACATTGCCCGAGTCATTGTGTGATTTGTACAATTTACAAACTTTGAAGTTGAGAGAGTGTGAAAACCTTGAAAAGCTTCCCTCCAACATGCAAAATCTTGTGAATTTGCGTCATCTTGATATTGAAGACACTGAACTGGAAGAGATGCCAAAATGTATGGGCAAATTAAAAGACTTACAGATTCTGCGTTACTATATTGTTGGCAAGCATGAAGAGAATGGTGTTGGGGAATTGGGAGAACTTGTAAATCTTCGAGGGTCATTTCGTATTGAGAAATTGGAGAATGTGGTGAACAGCAGTGAAGCTTGGAAGGCAAGGATGGTTGATAAGAAATACAtgagtgatttatgtttggaGTGGTCATCAGGTGAAGATAGTGATATGGTTGATTCCCAAATGGAGAAAGATGTACTTGCCAAATTACAACCTCACAAAGACCTGAAAGAACTAACAATCACGGGTTACCGGGGTACCATGTTTCCAGATTGGGTAGGGCAGTCTTTGTACCACAACATGACTGAGTTGGTGCTGAAGGGATGCGGGAATTGTTGGGTGCTTCCTTCACTTGGACAGTTACCCTCTCTAGAGACGCTGTTAATTTCGAACTTGGAGAAGGTGAAGAGGATTGGTGGTGAATTCTACAAGGATGATGGAACTGATCATCAACGGGAAATACCCTTCCAATCCCTTAAAAAACTTGTTATTTCAAGAATGCCTTGCTGGGAGGAATGGGAGTCATTTGAATGTGATGACGATGATGCACCATTTCCTCAACTTAAGGTGCTCATGATAAAGAAGTGTCCTAAGTTAAGAGGAGATTTTCCCACTTTCCTTCCATCTTTGGAGGCACTCTGGATTTTAGGATGCGAACAGCTTGGTTGTTATCTGCCAAGATCTCCCATCATACGCGATTTAAAAATATCTGGCAAACAAGAAGCAAGAATGCGGGAGCTACCACTTTCCACGTTGGAACAACTATCAATTAGTGGAGAGCAACAGGTGGAGTACGTGTTCACTGCCATGACCTACACCGAACCAACCTTTCTCACATGGCTAAAAATATCAAACTGCTCATCAGCCATATCATTTCCAGGGAATTCTTTGCCCCCTTCATTGGCATCTCTGTACATCATAGATTGCAAAAGTGTAGAATTCCCAATGCAACACCAACATCACTCACTAAGGTGGTTATATATAGACAACAGCTGTGATTCACTTACATCCTTTGCATTGCCGGCATTCCCGAATCTCAAATATCTGACAGTCCAAAGACGTGAAAATTTGACATCTCTGGAGGTGTCACACTCACAGTCCCTCCATGAATTATCAATTTTAGTCTGCTCCAAGCTGGAGAACATAAGGCTGCCTGCCTCTTTAAGTGAACTCATCATCGATAAATGTCCGTTGTTGGAGGAACGCATACAGAAGAAGGACCCCCACATTTGGCCATCCATTTCCCACATTCGCAACATTGAAGTTAATGGAAAACAGATTCGCAATGACTCAACATCTTAA
- the LOC130961526 gene encoding putative disease resistance RPP13-like protein 1: MAAALVGGAFLSSFINVLFDRLSDPAIINIMKGKKVDQKLLQKLQTILNVVEAVLNDAEKKQISNPAVKRWLENLQDAVYDADDLLDEIATKVATRKDPPPGNFLSRFLNLQDREMVTRIEEIIARLQDIANHKDILGLEKATKNDNMSGRIESTSLVQKSDVFVGRDQEREDIVKLLLDDSNDGKLSVIPIWGMGGIGKTTLAQLVFNDERVQQKFHVKTWVCVGEEFDVLKVTKTVVEKATSGPCNLNDLDSVQLLLKNELAGKNFLVVFDDIWSNNYKAWKKLVTPFQCGTEAGRHGGKILVTTRNEKIANMVKSHHHQAHNLSVLNDEDCWSLFANLALLSKDRLGFEKVGREIVKKCKGLPLAVQTLGSLLSTKDDERDWNDILNNEIWDFSEEESEILPALRISYYHLPSYLKRCFVYCCLYPKDYEFDRDELMLLWMAEGLLQQPRSGSTLEEVGYEYFNDLASRSFFQPSNDAYEDLFVMHDLMHDLATFYGGKFYFRTFELKNVLKHDTKTRHLSYCLRNDSVSKIMEVCDSLKHARTLMQINLDRRDELSARIIDPCHLLEELKCLRVLSFKSFSHEEHLLHDSIGELIHLRYLDLSKTYVVTLPESLCDLYNLQTLKLRECRELKKLPSSMQNLVKLRHLDIKGTRLEEMPKGMGKLKDLQILTYYIVGKHEENGAGDLGELVNLGGSFCIKKIENVVNSSEAWKARMVDKKYMSDLCLEWSSGEDSEMVDSQMEKDVLAKLQPHKDLKELRIRGYRGTMFPDWVGQSLYHNMTQLELTGCGNCWVLPSLGQLPSLEWLGISDFDKVKMIGDEFYKDDGTDHHREKPFQSLKKLVISRMPCWEEWESFECDDHDAPFPQLEVFSIWQCPKLRGDLPTFLPSLKELYIAGCEQLGCYLPRTPVIRELIICGKQEARMRELPLSTMETISISGEQQVEYVFNAMKHTQPTSLTWLQISNCSSAISFPGDSLPPSLRSLSIIDCKNVEFPMQNQQHRSLESLYIDNSCDSLTSFALPAFPNLKYLTVLRRENLRYLVVSQSLQELSIADCSKLENIRLPASLSQLIIKKCPLLEECIQKKDPHIWPSISHISYISVNGERIRNDSTS; the protein is encoded by the coding sequence ATGGCTGCTGCACTTGTTGGAGGagcttttctctcttcttttatcaATGTTCTTTTTGACCGGCTGTCCGACCCTGCAATCATCAACATCATGAAAGGAAAGAAGGTTGACCAGAAGCTGCTTCAAAAGCTCCAGACCATTTTGAATGTGGTTGAAGCTGTGCTGAATGATGCTGAGAAAAAACAGATTTCTAACCCTGCTGTCAAGAGGTGGCTTGAAAATCTCCAAGATGCTGTCTATGATGCTGATGACTTGTTGGATGAAATCGCCACCAAAGTTGCCACTCGGAAGGATCCACCACCAGGTAACTTCCTGTCTCGCTTTCTCAATTTGCAAGATAGGGAGATGGTTACTAGGATTGAAGAAATCATTGCTAGACTACAAGATATTGCAAATCACAAAGATATCCTTGGCCTAGAAAAGGCTACAAAGAATGATAACATGTCGGGGAGAATTGAATCAAcatctcttgttcaaaaatctGATGTTTTCGTTGGTAGGGATCAAGAGAGGGAGGATATAGTCAAATTGTTGTTGGATGATAGTAATGATGGTAAACTATCTGTGATCCCCATTTGGGGCATGGGAGGGATTGGAAAAACTACTTTGGCTCAATTGGTTTTCAACGATGAGAGAGTGCAGCAAAAGTTTCATGTTAAAACATGGGTTTGTGTTGGGGAGGAATTTGATGTTCTTAAGGTGACTAAAACTGTGGTAGAGAAAGCAACTTCTGGTCCTTGTAACTTGAATGATTTAGATTCAGTTCAGCTTCTTTTGAAGAATGAGCTAGCAGGAAAGAATTTCTTGGTTGTTTTCGATGACATCTGGAGTAACAATTATAAGGCTTGGAAAAAATTGGTAACTCCTTTTCAATGTGGAACTGAGGCAGGGAGACATGGAGGTAAGATTCTTGTGACAACTCGTAACGAAAAGATTGCAAATATGGTCAAAAGTCATCACCATCAAGCCCACAATTTGAGTGTGTTGAATGATGAAGATTGTTGGTCATTGTTTGCAAATCTTGCCTTGCTTTCTAAAGACCGTTTAGGTTTTGAAAAAGTAGGGAGAGAAATCGTTAAAAAATGTAAAGGATTACCTTTGGCTGTTCAAACACTTGGGAGCTTACTAAGTACCAAAGATGATGAAAGGGATTGGAATGATATTTTGAATAATGAAATTTGGGATTTTTCTGAAGAGGAAAGTGAGATTCTTCCTGCACTGAGGATCAGTTATTACCACCTTCCGTCATACTTAAAACGTTGTTTTGTTTATTGTTGTTTGTATCCCAAGGACTATGAGTTTGATAGAGATGAATTGATGTTATTGTGGATGGCAGAAGGTCTTTTGCAACAACCAAGGAGTGGAAGCACTTTAGAAGAAGTTGGTTATGAATATTTTAATGATTTAGCTTCAAGATCATTTTTTCAGCCTTCTAATGATGCTTATGAAGATTTATTTGTGATGCACGACCTCATGCATGATTTGGCAACATTCTATGGTGGAAAGTTCTATTTTAGAACCTTTGAACTCAAAAATGTACTCAAGCATGATACTAAAACTCGTCATTTGTCATATTGTCTTCGCAATGACTCAGTCTCAAAGATCATGGAAGTATGTGATAGTTTAAAGCATGCAAGGACATTGATGCAAATCAATTTGGATAGACGTGATGAATTATCAGCGAGAATAATCGATCCTTGTCACCTGCTAGAAGAACTGAAGTGCTTACGAGTTTTGTCATTTAAATCCTTTTCGCATGAGGAACACTTGTTGCACGATTCGATTGGTGAATTGATTCATTTGCGTTATTTAGATCTTTCTAAGACATATGTTGTAACATTGCCTGAGTCATTGTGTGATTTGTACAATTTACAAACTCTGAAGTTGAGAGAGTGTAGGGAACTTAAAAAGCTTCCCTCCAGCATGCAAAATCTTGTGAAATTGCGTCATCTTGATATTAAAGGCACTAGACTGGAAGAGATGCCAAAAGGTATGGGAAAATTAAAAGACTTGCAGATTCTGACTTACTATATTGTTGGCAAGCATGAAGAGAATGGGGCTGGGGACTTGGGAGAACTTGTAAATCTTGGAGGGTCATTTTGTATTAAGAAAATAGAGAATGTGGTGAACAGCAGTGAAGCTTGGAAGGCAAGGATGGTTGATAAGAAATACAtgagtgatttatgtttggaGTGGTCATCAGGTGAAGATAGTGAAATGGTTGATTCCCAAATGGAGAAAGATGTACTTGCCAAATTACAACCTCACAAAGACCTGAAAGAACTAAGAATCAGGGGTTACAGGGGTACCATGTTTCCAGATTGGGTAGGGCAGTCTTTGTACCACAACATGACTCAGTTGGAGCTGACGGGATGCGGGAATTGTTGGGTGCTTCCTTCACTTGGACAATTACCCTCTCTAGAGTGGCTGGGAATTTCAGATTTCGACAAGGTGAAGATGATTGGTGATGAATTCTACAAGGATGATGGAACTGATCATCATCGGGAAAAACCCTTCCAATCCCTTAAAAAACTTGTTATTTCAAGAATGCCTTGCTGGGAGGAATGGGAGTCGTTTGAATGTGATGACCATGATGCACCATTTCCTCAACTTGAGGTGTTCTCGATATGGCAGTGTCCTAAGTTAAGAGGAGATTTGCCCACTTTCCTTCCATCTTTGAAGGAACTCTACATTGCAGGATGCGAGCAGCTTGGTTGTTATCTGCCAAGAACTCCCGTCATACGCGAATTAATAATATGTGGCAAACAAGAAGCAAGAATGCGGGAGCTACCACTTTCCACGATGGAAACAATATCAATTAGTGGAGAGCAACAGGTGGAGTACGTGTTCAATGCCATGAAACACACCCAACCAACCTCTCTCACATGGCTACAAATCTCAAACTGCTCATCAGCCATATCATTTCCAGGGGATTCTTTGCCCCCTTCATTGCGATCTCTGTCCATCATAGATTGCAAGAATGTTGAATTCCCAATGCAAAACCAACAACATCGCTCACTAGAGAGCTTATATATAGACAACAGCTGTGATTCACTTACATCCTTTGCATTGCCGGCATTCCCGAATCTCAAATATCTGACAGTCCTAAGACGTGAAAATTTGAGATATCTGGTGGTGTCACAGTCCCTCCAAGAATTATCAATTGCAGACTGCTCCAAGCTAGAGAACATAAGGCTGCCTGCCTCTTTAAGTCAACTCATCATCAAAAAATGTCCGTTGTTGGAGGAATGCATACAGAAGAAGGACCCCCACATTTGGCCATCCATTTCCCACATCTCCTACATTTCTGTTAATGGGGAACGGATTCGCAATGACTCAACATCTTAA
- the LOC130960220 gene encoding putative disease resistance RPP13-like protein 1, whose translation MAAELVGGAFLSSFLNVLFDRLSDPAIINMMKGKKVDQKLLQKLETILNVVEAVLNDAEKKQISNPAVKRWLENLHDAVYDADDLLDEIATKAATRKDPPPGNFLSRILNLQDREMVTRIEEIIARLQDIASHKDILGLEKISVKNMSGRIESTSLVQKSDVFVGRDQEREDIVKLLLDDSNDGKLSVIPIWGMGGIGKTTLAQLVFNDDRVQQTFDVKTWVCVGEEFDVLKVTKTVVEKATSRPCNLNDLDSVQLWLKNELAGKSFLVVLDDMWSNNYMAWKKLLTPFQCGTEGEKHGGKILVTTRYEKIANMVKSHDHEAHNLSVLNDEDCWSLFANLALLSKDRLGFENVGREIVKKCKGLPLAVQTLGSLLSTKDDERDWNDILNNEIWEFSEEESEILPALRISYYHLPSYLKRCFVYCCLYPKDYEFDRDELMLLWMAEGLLQQPRSGSTLEEVGYEYFNDLASRSFFQPSNIAHKNSFVMHDLMHDLATFYGGKFYFRTFELKNVLKHDAKTRHLSYALCSNDSISKIVEVCLKHARTLLKINLGIYHGFSKGIIDPCHLLEQMKCLRVLSFKSLSRKEDLLHDSIGKLIHLRYLDLSNTFVVTLPESLCDLYNLQTLKLSNCKKLKKLPSNMQNLVNLRHLDIEDTELEEMPKGMGKLKDLQTLTFYIVGKHEENGAGDLGELVNLGGSFRIEKIDNVVNSSEAWKARMVDKKYISYLCLKWSSGEDSDMVDSQMEKDVLAELEPHKDLKKLRIMGYRGTMFPDWVGQSWYHKMTVLELSGCGNCWVLPSLGQLPSLESLLISNLDMVKRIGGEFYKDDGSDHHQETPFRSLKTLDISRMPCWEEWESFECDDDDAPFPQLKVLMIKKCPKLRGDLPTFLPSLKALWIFGCKQLGCYLPRAPIIRKLRIFGKQEARMRDIALSTLEQVSINGEQQVEYMFNAMTYTQPTSLTWLEISNCSSAISFPGDSLPPSLQHLSIKNCMNVKFPMQHQHHSLQSLEIDNSCNSLTSFALLAFPNLKYLTIQRRENLTSLEVSQSFPQLSISGCSKLENIRLPVSLSQLIINKCPLLEERIQKKYPHIWPTISHIPYIYVNGKRIRNDSTS comes from the coding sequence ATGGCTGCTGAACTTGTTGGAGGagcttttctctcttcttttctcaaTGTCCTTTTTGACCGGCTGTCTGACCCTGCAATCATCAACATGATGAAAGGAAAGAAGGTTGACCAGAAGCTGCTTCAAAAGCTGGAGACCATTTTGAATGTGGTTGAAGCTGTGCTGAATGATGCTGAGAAGAAACAGATTTCTAACCCTGCTGTCAAGAGGTGGCTTGAAAATCTCCATGATGCTGTCTATGATGCTGATGACTTGCTGGACGAAATCGCCACCAAAGCTGCCACTAGGAAGGATCCACCACCAGGTAACTTCCTGTCTCGCATTCTTAATTTGCAAGATAGGGAGATGGTTACTAGGATTGAAGAAATCATTGCTAGACTACAAGATATTGCAAGTCATAAAGATATCCTTGGTCTAGAAAAGATTTCAGTGAAGAACATGTCAGGGAGAATTGAATCAAcatctcttgttcaaaaatctGATGTTTTTGTTGGTAGGGACCAAGAGAGGGAGGATATAGTCAAATTGTTGTTGGATGATAGTAATGATGGTAAACTATCTGTGATCCCCATTTGGGGCATGGGTGGGATTGGAAAAACTACTTTGGCTCAATTGGTTTTCAATGATGACAGAGTGCAGCAAACATTTGATGTTAAAACATGGGTTTGTGTTGGGGAAGAATTTGATGTTCTTAAGGTGACTAAAACTGTGGTAGAGAAAGCAACTTCTCGTCCTTGCAACTTGAATGATTTAGATTCAGTTCAGCTTTGGTTGAAGAATGAGCTAGCAGGGAAGAGTTTCTTAGTTGTTTTGGATGACATGTGGAGTAACAATTATATGGCTTGGAAAAAGTTGCTAACTCCTTTTCAATGTGGAACTGAGGGAGAGAAGCATGGAGGTAAGATTCTTGTGACAACTCGTTACGAAAAGATTGCAAATATGGTCAAAAGTCATGACCATGAAGCCCACAATTTGAGTGTGTTGAATGATGAAGATTGTTGGTCATTGTTTGCAAATCTCGCCTTGCTTTCTAAAGACCGTTTAGGTTTTGAAAATGTAGGGAGAGAAATCGTTAAAAAGTGTAAAGGATTACCTCTGGCTGTTCAAACGCTTGGGAGCTTACTAAGTACCAAAGATGATGAAAGGGATTGGAATGATATTTTGAACAATGAAATTTGGGAATTTTCTGAAGAGGAAAGTGAGATTCTTCCTGCGTTGAGGATCAGTTATTACCACCTTCCTTCGTACTTAAAACGTTGTTTTGTTTATTGTTGTTTGTATCCCAAGGACTATGAGTTTGATAGAGATGAATTGATGTTATTGTGGATGGCAGAAGGTCTTTTGCAACAACCACGTAGCGGAAGCACTTTAGAAGAAGTTGGTTATGAATATTTTAATGATTTAGCTTCAAGATCATTTTTTCAACCTTCTAATATTGCTCACAAAAATTCATTTGTGATGCACGACCTCATGCATGATTTGGCGACATTCTATGGtggaaaattttattttagaaccTTCGAACTCAAAAATGTTCTCAAGCATGATGCCAAAACTCGTCATTTGTCGTATGCCCTTTGCAGCAATGATTCAATCTCAAAGATTGTGGAAGTATGTTTAAAGCATGCAAGGACATTGCTGAAAATCAATTTGGGTATATATCATGGATTCTCAAAGGGAATAATCGATCCTTGTCACCTTCTAGAACAAATGAAGTGCTTACGAGTTTTGTCATTTAAATCCCTCTCCCGTAAGGAAGACTTGTTGCACGATTCGATTGGTAAATTGATTCATTTGCGTTATTTAGATCTTTCTAACACATTTGTCGTAACATTGCCTGAGTCATTGTGTGATTTGTACAATTTACAAACTTTGAAGTTGAGCAACTGTAAGAAACTTAAAAAGCTTCCCTCCAACATGCAAAATCTTGTGAATTTGCGTCATCTTGATATCGAAGACACTGAACTGGAAGAGATGCCGAAAGGTATGGGAAAATTAAAAGACTTGCAGACTCTGACTTTCTATATTGTTGGCAAGCATGAAGAGAATGGGGCTGGGGACTTGGGAGAACTTGTAAATCTTGGAGGGTCATTTCGGATTGAGAAGATAGACAATGTGGTGAACAGCAGTGAAGCTTGGAAGGCAAGGATGGTTGATAAGAAATATATcagttatttatgtttgaagtGGTCATCAGGTGAAGATAGTGATATGGTTGATTCCCAAATGGAGAAAGATGTACTTGCCGAATTAGAACCTCACAAAGACCTGAAGAAACTAAGAATCATGGGTTACAGGGGTACCATGTTTCCAGATTGGGTAGGGCAGTCTTGGTACCACAAGATGACTGTGTTGGAGCTGAGTGGATGCGGGAATTGTTGGGTGCTTCCTTCACTTGGACAGTTGCCCTCTCTAGAGAGCCTGTTAATTTCGAACTTGGACATGGTGAAGAGGATTGGTGGTGAATTCTACAAGGATGATGGAAGTGATCATCATCAGGAGACACCTTTCCGATCCCTTAAAACTCTTGATATTTCAAGAATGCCTTGCTGGGAGGAATGGGAGTCGTTTGAATGTGATGACGATGATGCACCATTTCCTCAACTTAAGGTGCTCATGATAAAGAAGTGTCCTAAGTTAAGAGGAGATTTGCCCACTTTCCTTCCATCTTTGAAGGCACTCTGGATTTTCGGATGCAAGCAGCTTGGTTGTTATCTGCCAAGAGCTCCCATCATACGCAAATTAAGAATATTTGGCAAACAAGAAGCAAGAATGCGGGACATAGCACTTTCCACGTTGGAACAAGTTTCAATTAATGGAGAGCAACAGGTGGAATACATGTTCAATGCCATGACCTACACTCAACCAACCTCTCTCACATGGCTAGAAATCTCAAACTGCTCATCAGCCATATCATTTCCGGGGGATTCTTTGCCCCCTTCATTGCAACATCTGTCCATCAAGAATTGCATGAATGTAAAATTCCCAATGCAACACCAACATCACTCGCTACAGAGTTTAGAAATAGACAACAGCTGCAATTCACTGACATCGTTCGCATTGCTAGCGTTCCCAAATCTCAAATATCTGACAATCCAAAGACGTGAAAATTTGACCTCTCTGGAGGTGTCACAGTCCTTCCCACAATTATCAATTTCAGGCTGCTCCAAGCTGGAGAACATAAGGCTTCCTGTCTCTTTAAGTCAACTCATCATCAATAAATGTCCGTTATTGGAGGAACGCATACAGAAGAAGTACCCTCACATTTGGCCAACCATTTCCCACATCCCATACATTTATGTTAATGGGAAACGGATTCGCAATGACTCAACATCTTAA